In Styela clava chromosome 6, kaStyClav1.hap1.2, whole genome shotgun sequence, the genomic window ggcaagaaatcaaaggattaccttatatggaacgTCATGTGACCAACGTAGTGAAAGAGAAAGGCACTTTCGGtctttcgggccgtttttcgggcccttcccgtggcgggatcgttctgaaaaatttctctgctcatggggggaccgtcagctctcttcagacacctcgggcgtgtctctaggacttgcggttttcTCCAGAATACTCGCTGACCCCGACTTTCGAAAGTCACTTCCCAACCACATAGCACGTTACACGTGCACCGAAATCTATCACCTATTCGCGCCTCACGGCGCGTCTGTTTGACAACAGGGTGCTGCAACATCCAGGggaaggtcgctacgctacccgcgaggggaaatgtatggaaatatttttagtaaattaagaagcagatgtttgtttgaagtttgttggaggacccgggtcgttgcgccggacgaatggcggagatTCGTCCGGCGCTGTGCCCCCGACCCCTCtagtccattaagaagttcaaataccctgtaataaactgatcacccctaaccggagtcgaattttttcaattttaaggtccgtgatcactcaaccgtgacgaattttttttgacataaactacacctcaactaccttgtatgacccaaatatggcacctctacctactaccattctcgagatataacgtaaaatcactggagcgtgactgaggagatggagaaataaaatttctttcaaaatagattcaaataatttttctaaacatgcccatgcctttactttctcaacaggtcctttcagaggcctgcaataagccgaaatcactagaccatgactggggagtgggagaaaaaaaatttcttgaaaaaggcattaaactaaattttcccaacatacctatctattttatttctcgatagcttcgtttttaggtgcgcaaccttcttacgccactggagggcgattgggagggggaattcccaaagttgaggtggtgaaatattctatatattggtccctttgagatttgagcatcactttgcccaaaaaccaattccaagtgctcctaatagccccaaaacgatattacctaagtgggcgtggctttccaaacgttttctcaccactgggggggcggtggcactgcccccacccccaattatacttggaaaaattcccaatactcgggcaaacgctttccgaccccggaaacggagctaaacggcctctaaaccccaaactcactctcgCGTGACTTGAcggacagccgattgaccaatcagcagcgtcgggccactaaaatcccgttttggcccacttcctttggcccgatcgctcccaaaaattttctgtgttcgtttggtaACTAGTCCCCGCTACATGCAAAGTTTCGTCCGGATCGGCCCTGTGGTTCTTCAGATAATAGTGATTCACGGTCGCTTAGAGTAGTTAGCTTTAGCTATtgactttcgtgcaacgaaatttgattctatactgtgcatacgcactttcagtgctctcgGGTTGCCTGACCATCGAGCGGCGGCACCCTCCGGGAAGTCTAACAAAAACgtgataaatataattaaatcgaacaaaatatattacttaATAAATAAAGAAACGCAATCGATGCGTCAAGGCGACCCGGTTAAAACCAAGcaatcgccgtttaaaaataagaaaatcgacTCCATGCACCACAGTCTAGGTAACCATGGAAATTATTAAGTGAACCAAACAGACTTGCAGTGTGGTCATGGCAGGTAAATAGTTCGGCTACGGTAAAGTGCAACACAAGTCGATTGTGTGCATATAAGTGTccagattgaaataaaactggATGTTAAGAGTACACAAGTTGTAAAAGTATAGAATACCGTACCAATCAAGTatgcaaataacaaaatattgacaCTTTGAGGCAGAAACAAGCTAGTAGTGTAAAAGCTAAAATGTTGACCTGGACTAACAAGTGTTTTGATGCTGGAGTCAAAGATTCACATACGGGAATTGTATAGACATGAGGAAAATATACATCGAAATATTCAGCAGTATTAATACAACACAATGAAGTGAGTATCATACCATACAAGTAGACtaggaaaatttacaaaaaaaaaattaagttaatcAAAAGGATAAAAACAATTGACCTGGATCACTGTTACCGAAGCAttataaatagtaaaaacaaatacaacatTAGGCTTGACTGCCCATAATGAAAGTAATCAGAAGAATGCCAATTAAGTTTGGATCCCAGTTGAGGCATGTAAAATGGCATGGTAACAATAAGTGTACTTATGGGCATTGGACTGTAGGCATGAATTTGTCATTGGCAGTTAACAGAATAGATATCAAGAAATTACACACTAAATAGGAGACCAAGATCATTGAGGAGCGGGCTCAATAGTAGGGCAAAAAGcctgcaatatttttttgttatataattttagtaatataatttttggCTTTACCTCAACCCACAATGTGTTGGTGACAGAAATACTTGTCAAGTGGCTTGTGCCCATCAGTATGGAatacacaattaaaattataaGCTAAAATACAATACTAATATTTACACGAGACATTGTTTTGTTACAGGTGATTTGGATCGAGACAAATGATGAGCTGGCAATGACGAAAAGATTTGCTGGGACAACATCAACTGGATGTAGAGGCAGTGGAAAGGTAAAGGGAGCgcatgaattttttgtatttgaatttgaaagtgTCATAACTACAGTTACGTAAGTTTAAGGGAATATTATTCCAAGTTACCACACCTTTATATTTCAAGGAGTTTTGGGATTTGCTTAGAGAAAATCTGGGTACAAATAAATTAGACCTTGTCGAAGAGCGTGTGTTATGATCATGCACTTTACTgagcgaaacaaaataatcgtcGAAAGCAGCGGGCAAATGGTTGCTATGAAACTGATGCATGACCTTGGAAATCTCTAGTTGATAGATATCGGCTAATTTTAACACCCTGGTCTTATAGTATAGGGTGTTTAAGTTAGATCGAATGGGTGCTCTAGAGAGAATTCTAACTGCTCTATTTTGTAAAACTTCCAAACTGTGCAACGGTGATTGGGTGGCGGAGCCCCATGCAGTTATAGCATACTGTATATGAGACTGGAAAAGTGCGAAGTATATGGTTCGGAGAGTTGAGTCCTGGACGTAATGTCTGAGCTTACCCAGGATTCCAACTGCTCTTGACAGTCTCTTATGCAGTTCAGTAGTATGAGTGTTCCAATTTAGTTTGTCGTCAATAAGTAGCCCAAGATATTTGAAAGAGTGGACAATTTCGAGTGTGACACCCctgattttaattgaaaagttttCATGTCTGGTTCGAGTTTTAGGACCAAACAACATAACTTTAGATTTTTTAACATTCACAGTAAGTTTATTGCATACCATCCAATTATACACTTTGTTAATTTCAGTGTTCACCTCGGCTTGCAGTGAGATTAGATTCTTTGCACTGTCGAGCAGACAGgcatcatcggcgaagagtttgctcaagaaatttgaacaatttgaaAGATCGTTtatgaagattaaaaaattcaaaggtCCTAATACGCTACCTTGTGGAATTCCGTAATGGATGGGTAATAACGAAGACCTGTGAGAATCTAACTCCACATATTGATAACGTCCGGACAGGTAATCATTTAATAACTTGCCAGCGACACCTCGAAAGCCAAAATATCTAAGTTTTTGAGAGAGAATAGCATGGTCGACagtatcaaaagcttttttCAGATCTAAGAAAGTACAACAGACGAATTCCCCTTTGTCaagtttatcataaatatatgaAGTTAAGTCCAAGATAGCGTGGCTGGTCGAGTGATTGCTTTGGAATCCAAATTGACATTTATTGatcaagttaaattttttacaaaaattcagcATTCGactatgaattaatttttctaaaatgatgCCTAGGGAGGGTAAAATGGAAATTGGTCGGTAATTTGACGGGTCAtttcttttgccatttttaaatattggtttCACTCTGGCAATCTTTAACGATGAAGGAAAAATACCTAATTTAAAAGATGAGTTGAAAAAATGACACAGAGTTGGCGATATAATATCAGCGACTTGTTTTAGAAAGTAAGTTGGAATACCATCTGGGCCAACtgcttttccatttttcagGTTCAATATGGTTTGAAGAATCTCTGTATGTGTCGTTGGCTCCAGGAAAAAGGTGTTTTGCAGCGGAACACCCAAAAAATCGGTAGAAGGGTTAGAGCTACCAGGGATGTTATTCGCAAGTTTCTTTCCTACCGTTGAGAAGAAATCATTAAATTCACTGGCCATCATGATGGGGTCTGTCACTGTGGTACCATTTTCGAGTTTCAATTCTGAGATGGATGTATCATCTCTGGACTTAGTCTTAATGATCTCGTTAATAGTTTTCCAAGTTTGTTTGATATCTCCCCGGTTATTCTCGAGGGCATAGCGATAATGCAGTTGTTTCGATTTTCTCTGCAAGTGcattaagatatttttatattttttgaagtggAGACGCTGAAGTGTATTacctttcaaaaaattttttttgaacatattatttttgtgaatgATGGACTTGCGAATTCCCTTAGTGATCCACGGTTTGGAGTATAATTTATTTGCTCTTCGTGATAGGGGTCTTAATGGAGCGTGTTTGTTTATTAACCATTTCATTTGACCCAGGAAATCATCAAAAGAGCTATTGAAATTTTCTCTAGTAAGAGTAACACTCATGTAATTATTACacattaattcaatttcagatcTAAAAGAGTCGTTACAAAATTTAGTCATATCTCGCTTCATTCGGATCTTTGTTTTTGTGCCAATATTCATACCCGAAATTGTACACATTACTGGAAAGTGGTCGGTGAGATCGCTAAGTAAAATAAAGGATGAAGAACAATGGTTTATGGCGTTTGTATAAATATGATCGATGAGGGTTTGGGAGGATGGCGTGACTCGAGTAGGTTTTGTGATCAAAGGAAATACGAAATAGGACGTCAGCATATCTAAATAGTTGGTGGTGGATTTATCATGGGTGTTAAGTAGGTTGATATTAAAGTCACCCAGAATCACAAATTTCCTTTTCGCCATTGCCAGCCCACCAAGAACACGAGCCATTGCTCCTGTGAATGATGGGATGTTACTTTTCGGATGTTTATAAACTACACCAGTTACTAGGCTCTGGTTGTTTGAGTTTTGTTTGACCTCAATCCACAAGTCTTCGCAGTTTGGAAATGCTAAGTTAAAATCTTGGATGATTTGGTAATCTAAATTTTTTCTGAGGTAAAATCCCACGCCTCCAGCTTGGGTTGGGGTGGAAACATGAATAAACGCGTACCCCGGGATATCGATATTTACAAACGTGGCTCCATGAATGATTCTGGTCTCACTCAGGGCAATTATATGAGGGAGAACATGAAAATGAGATATTAATTCGATAAGGTTGTCAGCATATCTTGGCAGTGACCTGATGTTGAAATGCACTAAAATGAGATCAGAGGGTGGAAAGCTGGATGAGACCTCGTTGATCTCATTAATTTGGAGGTGCCGACATGGTGGTAAACTAACATGGGTATGAAGAATGGTAGATTCCCAGTTTACATGGGAAGGATGAGAGGTTAAATCATATACAGGGCACATAGATTTGAAGGAGATTTAGGATAATAAGTGTGCTTTCTATCAAATGAGATTGAGTTGTAATGatcaaatgagaaaaatttgtcCCAAACCGTAACACGAATAATAAAATGACAAGCGGATGTGGGTATTTCTCTACAAATCTGGCCTAAGttgtttaaattttccataGTAGGAATAAAAGATATAGGACAATAGTTCAAATAGAAAAGACACTTATCTGATTTTTTGCAGATCATCTTCATCAGATATTGAAATGGTATTggtatctttattttttttcactaaTACTCTCCCGTTCGATGTCCAGAGGAAAGCATAGCCACATCGTTTTTTGAGAATTTTAGCTTGGTAAaagagatttttatttttttcagtcaAATTCTCCACAATGAAGGCCTTGGACAAGTTAGTTAAGGATGATCTGTGTGAGGGGCTTCTGATTAAATGGCGATTCTTGAGGATTTTATTCCGTATCTTCCTGTTGGTAAATTTGGCTACGATAGGTTTGTGAATGTTCGAGTTGTGGGTTGGGCTGCGATGAGTGATTGAGATGTCAGATGGTTTAATATCAACATTGATCAATTTACCAACCTCAATTACAAGTTTATCTGTGTCTTCGTTCACTGATGGTGCAAGGCCATGAAACTCTAAGTTGTCGAGTCTTGACCTCCTTTCCTGTTCTTCCAGTTTTTCAGCAGTATAATCCAGGTCTTCCTCCAGGTCATAAACTAGTTCCTCAAGTTCACGTATTTTTTTACCATAGATGGTTAATTTTTCATCCATCGATTTTTGTTTTGAGGACAGCTTATCGAACATGTCCGATTGAAAACTCTGGGTTTCCTTAATTGAGGCGATGTCTTGTTTTACCTCCTTTTAAAGACTGCATTTGGTCTTCTATGCATTCTTTAAGCCCAGggctcagtgatgcataatccgAGCTGGTGTTCGCTGGGTTAAAATGATCTTCAAGACACTTGGTGATAAGAGTTGGAAGTAGCATTTCAATGTGTCTTTGAATTGTTTCCTGTAGGTTTTGTTGAAGGTTGTAAGGTCCCTCTTTTTGATGTATGATGGGACCTATTGGAGAGAGGCCAGGATCAGGAAGGCTTCTGCTCAGACGCGGCTTTGGGATAGGCTTTATGGTGTCGTAGAAGGAAGCCTTGTTTGTTTCGGTGTTCGACATATCACTGGTACGAAGATGTTGCATTGGCAGTGATGATAGTTATGTTAGTTAGACTATAGGCTATTTTTAAGTAGATTTTAAACCTTAACCAAATAgcgaataaattatattatattttgttttgattcctatttttgtgaattcaacaaatctgagctgttcgcaCAACACTTACTAGTACTGTACGGCGTATCAATGTTGAGGCAGTAAAGCAAGCAATCCTAAGGGAAGATGCCCTGGtatacgtatactacggtagcacccgaaatttcgcgttttgcaatgtctaaaaagcgtttttaatcggtcgcggaccatcataaaacgaaacttatggtgttctccgttttgtattgccgcttttcaatttggaaaatttgggttgccaccatctATCGACGCGTGTGCCGACTAGTGTGTTTTCGTCGAAAATTCTtgagtgagttgtgaaatccaatcgttcgATTAGGGGACACGCAAGTGACCtatcgcgtcacctgttaccaaattttcgaatattaaattgctattctaatagttgaatattcgaatatatgcccagccctactcagtaaccagtaattattgactcgttTAATGTTATGTgtataaacttgctttttatgttttatgtaaattccaaCGTAAGTTCCGCAAAATCGTTTACGGCTCGCacgaatttctggctcgttgcggactcattcaaacgctccgcggactcatttgagaccgcggactcgggttgggaaacactgctttaTCAACATAATAATTCAATgtctgaatatatttttggcGCAATGTGTCATCTTTAAAAGACGTCGCTTTAACTGACGAAGGCGATTTTCCGCCACTTTCTGATTACATGGCTACTCGCGATGATtgattttccacaataaaagtaGTTCGTAAAGTCCATCAACAAATTTGAGTTTGTCTCCCATGCAACTACGCGCTATTATATCTTCGCGGGAAGTTTAGTGTCACAAATGCTAGGGACGTCGGCAAAATCTGTACGCCAAAGTCGCTCAATCTGCGACGCCAAAGTATTTGTATCAACAAAATTAATGGAAGTGTTTCCATAGCCGGTCAGAGACGGACACATAAGAGACCAATCAAGAGGGGTTTTCACCGCAATCGGCTGTTGATTCCGACCCTTCCTAAATTCCCCCTACACAAACACTTCGGGAACATCCGCTCCTATCAGCAAAGTCACTTCACCGTCGTGTATTCGAGGAACGTCGATATCAGACAAATAGGATAGCTTACGCAAGGAACTGCGTGAGGGTAGCTTATTGGGCTTTATGGGCAAGTTACTGACGCACAATACAATACATTGGGCAATTCAATGCAATCGCCATGTCCGTCAAATTCCTCTACTAGTAGGGGGGACAACTTCTTTTCTTTAATACTTTTGAGACGATTACCAACAGTTTGCAATGTAACATCTATGAGCACCCCGGTTAAATTTAATTCGTTCATCAATTTCACACTACACATGGTGGTTGTAGAAGCACAGTCCAAAAGAGCGTATGTATCAAAAGCCGTGTTGCCAGCAGTTACTGTCACTGGGACGATATTCATGTAAACACCGGCGTTACCTTGTTGCTTTGTGGGCGCCAATTTATTAGCGTGAACGTCTTGATCCGCATGGTTCATCGAGGTACCGACGGAACAAGTCTGTTTACTAACACCGTCTCGCCGTGTAGGTGTCCCGAAATTGCGATGCAACAGAACATGGTGGAACGGATACTTACAATCGTGAATGGGGCAACTTCCATTCTGGGTGCACTGTCTAAACATATGCCCTCGTCTCAAGCATTTGAAGCACACCTGATTCCGTCTAGCCACGTTATATCGTTCGTACCATGAAAGGACTTTAAATTTCTTACAGTTAAATATTTCGTGAGAGAAATTACAACATGGGCAACGCATATCGCGCCTATTTGAGCCACTAGCAGAAATAGCAAAGGCACTTCCTTTCGCCTTAGatttttcataataatttgATTGCCTTCTATCTCTTCGGGCAAAACGGAAGTATGATCTTGAAACATTAGCTTTCTCGGTGACAAATTTAGAGAGGTCGTTGTAACTAGCTTCACGGTCCTCCGTTTCTAAAATTGTTGCCACTTTGAAATCCCAAGCGTTTTGCGACTCTGTTGGCAAGTGTTTAAcaatgaacctttccccgacctttgacctttattgtttCGATTTTGGTcaaaccaacgactaacataccatgATGCGCAACTAAAGCCTTGACCAATCAGGAGTGTCTGACGCGTTACGCTCCATTACGGCAACTTGATTTGTTAACGCCCACTCGAGCTTTCAGAGTTTTGCTGCAGTTTCATCATATCTGACTCACAGGGCAGAGGTGTATAGTTAATATATTAGGTATTCGGTGAATATGGCTAATAAAGGTaagtttattattttcataCGTTAGATATATACTATAAGTTTGTTTCCTCTTGCGGATTACTATTGAGGAAGCTACGATACAGGTCTGCAGGTACTGGTTTTATGACAGACAGAGTTTAAATCCCTCAATCAGATCCTGAATTTTCCGTTTTCCGAATAATACGTTTCCTTGGTAGTACTAGACTTATTTCCTGCATTCAGGCTAACAGTACTGGACTATGAGTTCAAAATTTATGGTTTGGTGTGTAGTAGGCAGTGACTGACAGACCCTGAGACCTGCAGACGGGAGAATTTACAGGTCTTTCATTTCTTCTACAGTACCTACACCCATATACAGACATATGTATATCCACTTACTGCTTGCTTTTACATCTCATTTCTACATTCTGACATTATCAAGCACTGTCGACCCCAGTGTTAGGCAATAACTTGAAATTTCCCATATGCTGATATGCCTGTAGATTACTAATAGCTTAACACTTTTTTGAATTCTGGTAAAATGTAAAAGTTGTCGTCAAATCCAGAGTTTGCATTTCAATATTCGATTGTTCAGTTGTTTTAGATTGTGACTATGACATGTTAGAGGATCATAAACTGACAGTATGCATAGATCTTGACGAGGCAATGGAAGGAAAGTTTACCTTAAATGAGCAAAAGTAAGACAGCTATTGAAAGAGagctatttcagtatttattagAATGCTTTAATATACGTCTGGCTGAGAGTGTTAGGAGAGGTTTAATACAGGACCACCAACATACTATGCATTCAATTATCTTATCAATGTATTTTCTGGATTTTATTCTATAGATAGCAAATACTTAAATGTGATAGTTTCATGATGGTATTTTTGCTAAATAGTCTGTGATTTATAAAtagtatgttttatttcaaggtGCTCAACATGTCATAAGGTATTTTCCAGTGTGGCGTCTTTGGCAAGTCATCATCATGTTCACAAACAAGGTaagatttaaataatttatagaCTTCTACATAAATTCCATGATTAATAATACAACTTCTTTCTACAACTCAAGATAAACATGAAAAGCAGTTTTTTTCTTAATACAATGGGATAAATCTACGaaataattttgcatttttttttcaaattttaggcAGAGATCATATTAGTGTGGAGGAAATTGTAGATGAGTGGAAGATCATTGCAGCCACTGTCCCTATTTCACCAAATTTGATCAAATACTTACAATTGTTGCTGAAGAAAAGTCCAAGTGATCGAATGTTATCCTTCAGCTGTGATGCAGTTAGCATAATCCCTTCACTGGAACCGAGTATTACAAGATTCACCATTCTCCAGTCTGTCAGGAAATTAATTGATAGATTCACGGCCAAAGAAATGGATAAAACAAAAGGTGTGGTGATTCTTATTTGTCTGGATTAGAGTGTATTTAGATACCATAATTTTAAGGACATATGACTTAATGGCAAAAATTGCTTAATTGGGTTTTCATTCATACATAGGGCTATAAAACGCAACTGTTTTTGAAGCAATATTAGGTTTGTGTGTAGAcaataaagcactacctgattCATATATGGTGCGCAGCAGCTTAATAACAGCTGTTGGAACGATTTTGATTTCAAGTATTGACACCATTTGATTGATATTCATAGTAATCAATATTGCGATATCCTAGTATTACACCTCTGTTCCCTATGTTTTTCAGATATACCAGCTTCAAGTTCCATCATATTGAATGATGATGAGATCCATATTATCCAATACATTGCTGGattcattttacaaaaaatgcaaaaacgaTGCCGAGACCCGGAAGACTTCGAAAGAATTCAGTCATTGATCAATCCCGAACTGGACTGTTTGACAACTAACTCAATGATTGCAGTAATGCAGGAAACAGAGTATGGACAATTAACCGTACCATCACCCAGTGTCCTTGAACTATGTAAGCTGCTTGAAGTTGAATTTAGATTAAACTATGCTCAT contains:
- the LOC120329284 gene encoding uncharacterized protein LOC120329284, which encodes MLEDHKLTVCIDLDEAMEGKFTLNEQKCSTCHKVFSSVASLASHHHVHKQGRDHISVEEIVDEWKIIAATVPISPNLIKYLQLLLKKSPSDRMLSFSCDAVSIIPSLEPSITRFTILQSVRKLIDRFTAKEMDKTKDIPASSSIILNDDEIHIIQYIAGFILQKMQKRCRDPEDFERIQSLINPELDCLTTNSMIAVMQETEYGQLTVPSPSVLELCKLLEVEFRLNYAHEDVIASVFKNFDMESFGIAQNETGMLDILEKLCRFYLKIRCHQKARVINKSLSLKKNQNLSLRKLLKK